A DNA window from Paraclostridium bifermentans contains the following coding sequences:
- a CDS encoding D-alanyl-D-alanine carboxypeptidase family protein, producing MTLGVKKIISFILILAFVTPYTIFATEKEKEVDKYSLSSILIDQDTNRVLYAKNPDEKRPLASLSKMMTFLIAIEAIENKQVSPKDKIKITKKIASVKGSSYHLKENEEVELIELMKGLMIVSGNDAAIAIATHIGKSPEQFVKIMNKKAKDIGMSNTHFVNPHGLPIYDLQNPKAQPKQNISTARDIATLGKYMFDNYEKQVTSVTDMVTYSNPNRGFEKNNTNPLLRIIPDVDGIKTGYTGNAGYCLSFSMNVKKQNDMRKYRVIGVSLGANHKNKRLSASLDMLNYGKDNYHTEKVIRKNDLIGKKYIKGLEELEVELRTKDELYTILGNEENLNTQLTLKELEYPIKEGDVLGVIKYYTDNGEILGSIDIVSAKDVDDASLITKVKMLFSK from the coding sequence ATGACATTAGGAGTAAAGAAAATCATATCATTTATTTTAATTTTAGCATTTGTAACTCCATATACTATATTTGCAACAGAAAAAGAAAAGGAAGTAGATAAGTATTCTTTATCATCTATATTAATAGACCAAGATACAAATAGAGTTTTATATGCTAAAAATCCAGATGAAAAAAGACCATTAGCTAGTTTAAGTAAAATGATGACGTTTTTAATAGCTATAGAAGCTATTGAAAACAAGCAGGTAAGTCCTAAGGATAAAATTAAGATAACTAAAAAAATAGCATCTGTAAAAGGATCAAGTTATCATTTGAAAGAAAATGAAGAAGTAGAGTTAATTGAACTTATGAAAGGGTTGATGATAGTTTCTGGAAATGATGCAGCAATTGCTATAGCTACTCATATAGGTAAAAGTCCAGAGCAGTTTGTAAAAATTATGAATAAAAAGGCTAAAGATATAGGAATGAGCAATACTCATTTTGTGAATCCTCATGGACTACCTATATATGACTTACAAAATCCTAAGGCTCAACCAAAACAAAATATATCAACAGCTAGAGACATTGCAACCCTTGGTAAGTATATGTTTGATAATTATGAAAAACAAGTTACATCGGTTACCGACATGGTGACCTATTCAAATCCAAATAGAGGATTTGAAAAAAACAACACTAACCCTTTGTTAAGAATAATACCTGATGTTGATGGAATTAAGACTGGATATACAGGCAATGCAGGATATTGCTTATCATTTTCAATGAATGTAAAAAAACAAAATGATATGCGAAAATATAGAGTTATAGGTGTATCTTTAGGTGCTAATCATAAAAATAAAAGATTATCAGCATCATTAGACATGCTAAATTATGGGAAAGATAATTATCATACAGAAAAAGTAATACGTAAAAATGATTTAATAGGTAAAAAATATATAAAGGGATTAGAAGAATTAGAAGTAGAGCTTAGAACTAAAGATGAGTTATATACAATTTTAGGAAATGAAGAAAATTTAAATACACAGTTAACTTTAAAAGAATTAGAATATCCTATTAAAGAGGGTGATGTACTAGGTGTGATTAAATACTATACTGATAATGGAGAAATCTTGGGTAGTATTGATATAGTTAGTGCGAAAGATGTTGATGATGCTTCTTTAATTACTAAAGTTAAAATGTTGTTTTCAAAATAG
- a CDS encoding protein kinase domain-containing protein has protein sequence MVYIGKRYEIVEEIGRCSNSCLYKGRDSYDKQLVIINIIDKGIIRSEKFISNLIDESTSINEINSPNILKVKDVGMDKLENGTELYYVISEYMEGSTLNQLTKFHKLNMDEIIIIFRQILNALEVIHSYDIYHGCLQPSNIIIDEGYNVKLSNIGIIKSNNKIFNNGIKRFSKNLKYMCPHQICLGYTDKSSDFHALGVILFELIFGEHPYGEAKSEEEIIKRMDKGICWRKIDTGKNPEKIINIVKKLLSRKHRYQTPQEVMIDLSEYLYEVENICEKDEENENIEQDLIVHKDEYVKNKKHIHRFSKFAALGAIAIVSFLVLGMTII, from the coding sequence TTGGTATATATAGGAAAAAGGTATGAAATTGTAGAAGAAATAGGAAGATGTTCTAACTCGTGTCTATATAAAGGCAGAGATTCTTACGATAAGCAGCTGGTCATTATAAATATCATAGATAAAGGAATAATTAGAAGTGAAAAATTTATATCTAACTTAATTGATGAATCAACATCTATAAATGAAATTAACTCGCCAAATATACTTAAAGTAAAAGATGTAGGGATGGATAAGCTTGAAAATGGAACGGAATTATACTATGTTATAAGTGAGTATATGGAAGGTAGCACTTTGAACCAATTAACTAAATTTCATAAATTGAATATGGATGAAATAATTATAATTTTTAGACAAATATTAAATGCACTAGAAGTAATACATAGCTATGATATATATCATGGATGTCTACAGCCAAGTAACATAATTATAGATGAAGGATATAATGTAAAGTTAAGTAATATTGGAATTATAAAATCTAATAATAAAATTTTTAATAATGGAATAAAAAGATTTTCTAAAAACTTAAAGTATATGTGCCCTCATCAAATTTGTCTAGGATATACAGATAAAAGTAGCGATTTTCATGCTTTAGGAGTAATTTTATTTGAATTGATATTTGGAGAACACCCTTATGGAGAAGCAAAAAGTGAAGAGGAAATTATAAAAAGAATGGACAAGGGTATATGCTGGCGAAAAATCGACACCGGAAAAAATCCAGAAAAAATTATAAATATAGTAAAAAAACTGTTAAGTCGAAAGCATAGATATCAAACGCCTCAAGAAGTTATGATAGACTTAAGTGAATATCTATATGAAGTTGAAAATATATGTGAAAAAGATGAAGAAAATGAAAATATTGAACAAGATTTAATAGTACATAAGGATGAATATGTAAAAAATAAAAAACACATACATAGATTTAGTAAATTTGCAGCATTAGGAGCAATTGCGATTGTTTCTTTTTTAGTGCTTGGGATGACTATAATATAA
- the rseP gene encoding RIP metalloprotease RseP → MNIITILIAILAFGVIVFIHELGHFLFAKKAGVRIHEFAIGMGPKIYSFKKGETVYSIRLLPLGGYVAMEGEDGDSHDPRAFGNKSILQRASILFAGPFFNIILTAVILAGIYMYQGMPSTTLKNVIDGSVAQKAGIQAGDTITEINGSNIKSWNELSKSIQGSKGKELKLTIDRNGKEKNVEVTPESKEGNYIIGIYPENKKDILGSFGMAIKSTIAMLSQMIAFLGKLITGNLPGGLEGSVAGPIGVISIVADATKVGVINVLYLAAVISLNLGVLNLLPIPALDGGRLFFLFIEFLRGGKKIDPEKEGMVNLIGFGALMVFMLFVTYKDIVRLVGM, encoded by the coding sequence ATGAATATAATAACTATATTAATAGCTATTTTAGCTTTTGGTGTGATAGTTTTTATTCATGAACTTGGACACTTTTTATTTGCAAAAAAAGCAGGTGTTAGAATTCATGAATTTGCTATTGGTATGGGACCGAAAATATATAGCTTTAAAAAAGGTGAAACTGTATATAGCATAAGACTACTTCCTCTTGGAGGATATGTTGCTATGGAAGGTGAAGATGGAGACTCACATGATCCAAGAGCATTTGGAAATAAGAGTATACTTCAAAGGGCAAGTATATTATTTGCAGGACCATTTTTTAATATAATTCTTACAGCTGTAATTTTAGCTGGTATATACATGTATCAAGGAATGCCAAGCACAACACTAAAAAATGTTATAGATGGAAGTGTTGCTCAAAAAGCTGGAATTCAAGCTGGAGATACTATAACTGAAATCAATGGTAGTAATATAAAAAGTTGGAATGAGTTAAGCAAAAGTATTCAAGGTTCTAAGGGAAAAGAATTAAAATTAACTATTGATAGAAATGGAAAAGAAAAAAATGTAGAAGTTACTCCAGAGTCTAAAGAGGGTAACTATATAATAGGTATATATCCAGAAAATAAAAAAGATATTCTGGGATCATTTGGAATGGCTATAAAATCAACAATAGCTATGTTAAGTCAAATGATTGCATTTTTAGGGAAATTAATAACAGGAAATTTACCAGGTGGATTAGAAGGGTCAGTTGCAGGGCCTATAGGTGTAATAAGCATAGTTGCAGATGCTACAAAAGTAGGTGTAATTAATGTGTTATATTTAGCAGCTGTAATAAGTTTAAATTTAGGGGTATTGAATTTACTTCCTATACCAGCTCTTGATGGAGGAAGATTATTCTTCTTATTTATAGAGTTTTTAAGAGGTGGGAAAAAGATAGATCCAGAAAAAGAAGGTATGGTAAATCTAATTGGATTTGGAGCATTAATGGTGTTTATGTTATTTGTAACATATAAAGACATAGTTAGATTAGTTGGAATGTAG
- the tsf gene encoding translation elongation factor Ts, whose product MAITAQMVKELRETTGAGMMDCKKALQEAEGNMERAIDLLREKGLSKAAKKSDRIAAEGLVAIEMNADNTVGAIVEINSETDFVAKNEDFKTFVKDVAEMALATEKEDVAGLLAESHKEGALSEVLNNRIATIGEKLDIRRFEKVSTNGQVAGYIHGGGKIGVLVELETEARDADVLAMGKDIAMQVAAMNPKYVSKDDVDQDYIAHETEILTQQALNEGKPANIVEKMIKGRLEKQLKEVCLVEQAFVKNPDLTIKQLVADVAKKVGSEIKVARVVRFEVGEGIEKKEENFAEEVAKQLK is encoded by the coding sequence ATGGCTATAACTGCACAAATGGTTAAAGAGTTAAGAGAAACTACAGGTGCCGGAATGATGGACTGTAAAAAGGCTTTACAAGAAGCTGAAGGAAATATGGAAAGAGCTATAGATTTATTAAGAGAAAAAGGATTATCTAAAGCTGCTAAGAAATCTGATAGAATAGCTGCTGAAGGATTAGTTGCTATAGAAATGAACGCTGATAACACAGTTGGTGCTATAGTTGAGATAAACTCAGAAACAGATTTCGTTGCTAAAAACGAAGATTTCAAAACTTTCGTTAAAGATGTTGCTGAAATGGCTTTAGCTACTGAGAAAGAAGATGTAGCTGGATTATTAGCTGAATCTCATAAAGAAGGAGCTTTATCTGAAGTATTAAACAACAGAATAGCTACTATAGGAGAAAAGTTAGACATAAGAAGATTCGAGAAAGTATCTACTAACGGACAAGTTGCAGGATACATCCACGGTGGTGGTAAAATAGGTGTATTAGTTGAATTAGAAACAGAAGCAAGAGATGCTGACGTATTAGCAATGGGAAAAGATATAGCTATGCAAGTTGCTGCTATGAATCCTAAGTATGTTTCTAAAGATGACGTAGACCAAGACTACATAGCTCATGAAACAGAAATATTAACTCAACAAGCATTAAATGAAGGAAAACCAGCTAATATAGTTGAAAAGATGATAAAGGGAAGATTAGAAAAACAATTAAAAGAAGTTTGTTTAGTAGAGCAAGCTTTCGTTAAAAACCCAGATTTAACTATAAAGCAATTAGTTGCAGACGTTGCTAAAAAAGTAGGTTCTGAAATAAAGGTTGCTAGAGTCGTAAGATTCGAAGTTGGTGAAGGTATAGAAAAGAAAGAAGAAAACTTTGCTGAAGAGGTTGCTAAGCAACTTAAGTAA
- a CDS encoding 1-deoxy-D-xylulose-5-phosphate reductoisomerase yields MKRISILGSTGSIGTQTLDVVRKNKDKFEVVAISANSSINLLLEQIIEFKPKYAAVYDEDSAKALKNMIPSDIDIKVLSGMEGLVQISSLDEIDVLLTAIVGMIGLVPTLEAIKKGKTIALANKETLVTAGQLVMEEAKKRNVDILPVDSEHSAIFQCLNGENNKEIDSIILTASGGPFRGKSKQELEYVTKNEALKHPNWSMGRKISIDSSTLMNKGLEVIEAKWLFNVEPDKIDVVVHPQSIIHSMVQFVDSSIIAQMGCPDMKLPIQYALTYPNRLLNDFERLDFSKLSSLTFEKPDLNTFPCLKLAYDSLKMGGTYCAVLNAANEVLVNEFLEDKIKFYDIPKYIEKTLEAHKSIEKPTLEEILHIDNWSREFVKQCIK; encoded by the coding sequence ATGAAAAGAATATCAATATTGGGGTCAACAGGTTCTATAGGAACTCAAACATTAGATGTAGTGAGAAAAAATAAAGATAAGTTTGAAGTAGTAGCTATATCTGCAAATAGTAGCATAAATTTATTATTAGAACAAATAATTGAATTTAAACCAAAGTATGCTGCTGTATATGATGAAGATAGTGCTAAAGCATTAAAAAATATGATACCAAGCGATATAGACATAAAAGTTTTAAGTGGAATGGAAGGCCTGGTACAAATATCATCTTTAGATGAAATAGATGTACTTTTAACTGCTATAGTAGGTATGATAGGTTTAGTGCCTACTCTTGAGGCAATAAAAAAAGGTAAGACTATAGCACTTGCAAATAAAGAAACTTTAGTTACAGCAGGTCAATTGGTAATGGAAGAGGCGAAGAAAAGAAATGTAGATATACTTCCTGTAGATAGTGAACATAGTGCTATATTTCAATGCTTAAATGGTGAAAATAACAAAGAAATAGATAGTATAATTTTAACTGCATCAGGAGGACCATTTAGAGGAAAATCTAAGCAAGAACTAGAATATGTAACTAAAAATGAAGCATTAAAACATCCGAATTGGAGTATGGGAAGAAAAATCAGCATAGACTCATCAACTCTTATGAATAAAGGATTAGAAGTTATAGAAGCTAAATGGTTATTTAATGTAGAACCGGATAAAATAGATGTAGTGGTTCACCCCCAAAGTATAATACATTCTATGGTTCAGTTTGTAGATAGCTCTATAATTGCTCAGATGGGATGCCCTGATATGAAATTACCTATACAGTATGCTCTAACATATCCAAATAGACTACTTAATGATTTTGAAAGATTAGATTTTTCTAAACTAAGCAGTTTAACATTTGAAAAGCCAGATTTAAATACGTTCCCATGCTTGAAACTAGCTTATGATAGTTTAAAAATGGGAGGTACATATTGTGCAGTATTAAATGCGGCAAATGAAGTTTTAGTAAATGAGTTCTTAGAAGATAAAATTAAGTTTTACGATATTCCTAAGTATATTGAAAAAACGTTAGAAGCACATAAAAGTATAGAAAAACCGACATTAGAAGAGATATTACATATAGACAATTGGAGCCGTGAGTTTGTAAAACAGTGTATAAAATAG
- a CDS encoding isoprenyl transferase, whose product MNKNTIYDINLSNVPTHIAIIMDGNGRWAKERLLPRTVGHKAGVEAIRAVTKECSALGVKHLTLYAFSTENWKRPKLEVDALMNLLYTYLNKELKELHKNNVKITTIGDIDVLPGKSLDAIKNAIDITKDNTGLNLNIALNYGSRNDIKNAVVDIVKNCKSGKIDIEDITEDTITKYLSTKSIPDPDLIIRTSGEQRISNFLLWEIAYSEFYFTDVYWPDFDGNEVRKAIYVYQSRDRRFGGLK is encoded by the coding sequence ATGAATAAAAACACTATATATGACATAAACTTAAGTAACGTACCTACTCATATAGCAATAATAATGGACGGGAATGGGAGATGGGCAAAAGAAAGACTCCTTCCAAGAACAGTGGGTCATAAAGCTGGAGTTGAAGCTATAAGAGCTGTAACTAAAGAATGTTCAGCATTAGGGGTAAAGCACTTAACTTTATATGCATTTTCTACAGAAAATTGGAAAAGACCAAAGTTAGAGGTAGATGCTTTGATGAACCTACTATATACATATCTAAACAAAGAACTTAAAGAACTACATAAAAATAATGTAAAAATAACAACTATTGGTGATATAGATGTATTACCTGGTAAATCTCTAGATGCTATAAAAAATGCAATTGATATAACTAAAGATAATACTGGATTAAACTTAAATATAGCATTAAATTATGGTAGTAGAAATGATATAAAAAATGCAGTTGTAGATATAGTAAAAAATTGTAAAAGTGGTAAAATAGATATAGAAGATATAACTGAAGATACTATAACAAAATATTTAAGCACTAAGTCTATACCAGACCCAGACTTAATTATAAGAACTAGTGGTGAACAGAGAATAAGTAACTTCTTATTATGGGAAATTGCATATTCAGAATTTTATTTTACAGATGTATACTGGCCTGACTTCGATGGGAATGAAGTAAGAAAAGCTATATATGTTTACCAAAGTAGAGACAGAAGGTTTGGTGGACTTAAGTAA
- a CDS encoding phosphatidate cytidylyltransferase translates to MVVRIIAALALIPLLLFVIYGGLPLYIAEAIIGIIALDEFYKAFKSKNIQPISILGYLFAVYLSLKHILNLKNEYTYVIVFLLFLVGIIYILSGKKNIIDFSITFIGIFYVPIFLDYIVLTINDFKLGAIYVWLIFIISFMTDTFAYFSGYLFGKHKLIPTISPKKTIEGSIGGILGSTICCVIFGYIFKLDIPHMVLVGSIGSIVAQFGDLFASAIKRYVGIKDYGKLIPGHGGILDRFDSVILVAPFVYYAIYLFI, encoded by the coding sequence ATGGTTGTAAGAATCATTGCTGCATTAGCGCTAATACCATTATTACTATTTGTAATATATGGGGGGCTACCACTATATATAGCAGAAGCTATTATAGGAATTATTGCATTGGATGAGTTTTATAAGGCATTTAAAAGTAAGAATATACAACCTATAAGTATTTTAGGATATTTATTTGCCGTATACTTGTCTTTAAAGCATATTTTAAATTTGAAAAATGAATACACATATGTAATTGTATTTTTACTATTTTTGGTAGGAATAATTTATATTTTATCAGGCAAAAAAAATATTATAGATTTTTCTATAACGTTTATCGGAATATTTTATGTTCCTATATTTTTAGATTATATAGTTTTAACAATTAATGATTTTAAATTAGGTGCAATTTATGTATGGTTGATATTTATTATATCATTCATGACAGATACATTTGCATATTTTAGTGGGTATTTATTTGGAAAACACAAACTAATACCTACAATAAGTCCTAAAAAGACAATCGAAGGCAGTATTGGTGGAATTTTAGGATCTACGATTTGTTGTGTAATATTTGGCTATATATTCAAGTTAGATATACCTCACATGGTTTTAGTGGGAAGCATAGGAAGTATTGTAGCACAATTTGGAGATCTATTTGCATCAGCTATAAAAAGATACGTAGGAATAAAAGATTATGGAAAATTAATACCAGGACATGGTGGTATATTAGATAGATTTGATAGTGTTATACTAGTAGCACCATTTGTTTATTATGCAATATATTTATTTATTTAG
- the pyrH gene encoding UMP kinase, which yields MTKPMYKRVLLKLSGEALAGEKGFGINNDVVNEIANAIKQIQGIGVEVAVVVGGGNFWRGRTSEGMDRTTADYIGMLATVMNAMALQDALENIDVLTRVQTAIEMRQIAEPYIRRKAVRHLEKSRVVIFGAGTGNPYFSTDTAAALRAAEMESEVILLAKNVDAVYDKDPKVHADAKKFTELSYIEVLQKELKVMDSTATSLCMDNKIPIKVFELSTENIIKAVMGENIGTTVK from the coding sequence ATGACAAAGCCGATGTATAAAAGAGTATTACTTAAATTAAGTGGAGAAGCACTAGCTGGAGAAAAGGGATTTGGTATAAACAATGATGTTGTAAATGAGATAGCTAATGCTATAAAACAAATTCAAGGTATAGGTGTAGAAGTAGCTGTAGTTGTTGGAGGAGGTAACTTCTGGAGAGGAAGAACATCAGAAGGTATGGACAGAACTACTGCTGACTACATAGGAATGTTAGCTACAGTTATGAATGCTATGGCTCTACAAGATGCTCTTGAAAACATAGATGTATTAACAAGAGTGCAAACTGCTATAGAAATGAGACAAATAGCAGAACCTTATATAAGAAGAAAGGCAGTTAGACACTTAGAAAAATCTAGAGTTGTTATATTCGGAGCGGGAACAGGAAATCCTTACTTCTCAACTGATACAGCAGCTGCACTTCGTGCTGCAGAAATGGAATCAGAAGTTATATTATTAGCAAAAAATGTTGATGCAGTATATGATAAAGATCCAAAGGTACATGCGGATGCTAAAAAGTTTACAGAACTTAGTTATATAGAAGTTTTACAAAAAGAACTTAAAGTTATGGACTCAACTGCTACATCTTTATGTATGGATAATAAGATACCAATAAAGGTATTTGAACTTTCTACAGAGAATATAATAAAAGCGGTTATGGGTGAAAATATAGGAACTACTGTAAAATAA
- a CDS encoding potassium channel family protein has product MIRSHINFKKKQCIDYTNLIFDEVVIINTDKLYELSQNEDIDFSNALFKKDVIFDNCRFEKNIIFRNVIFKSNVSFKNCVFYGDCIFENVDFAENLTSEKIFIHSKIKGQKVYFENIKNMPRLDGIIFSNCSKVLLKNIEYSKNDYENAKVNYRIAKNQCSVTGDYEKLGHYYYMERYYGGRCIKRSAFRSNMQYINAKFMDFLSRIIIGYGEKPLNIFIISFFIISLFAILYMITGVKYNNKIIKIGEVKNIYELIKNYIDLWYFSMVTFSTVGYGDMIVINIAGKALVSIEIFLGVTMGASWASVIFRKMSR; this is encoded by the coding sequence ATGATTAGATCACATATAAATTTCAAAAAAAAACAATGCATAGATTATACTAATTTAATATTTGATGAAGTTGTTATTATAAATACAGACAAATTATATGAGTTAAGTCAAAATGAAGATATAGATTTTTCTAATGCTTTATTTAAAAAAGATGTGATATTTGATAATTGTAGATTTGAAAAAAATATTATTTTTAGAAATGTCATATTTAAAAGTAATGTATCTTTTAAAAATTGTGTTTTTTATGGAGATTGTATATTTGAAAATGTAGATTTTGCTGAAAATTTAACTAGTGAAAAGATTTTTATCCATTCAAAGATAAAAGGTCAAAAGGTTTATTTTGAAAATATAAAAAATATGCCTAGATTAGATGGTATTATTTTTAGTAACTGTTCCAAAGTTTTATTGAAAAATATAGAGTATAGTAAAAATGATTATGAAAATGCAAAGGTTAATTATAGAATAGCAAAAAATCAGTGTAGTGTAACTGGAGATTATGAAAAACTTGGACACTATTATTATATGGAAAGATATTATGGAGGCAGATGTATAAAAAGAAGTGCATTTAGAAGTAATATGCAATATATAAATGCTAAATTTATGGATTTTTTATCAAGGATAATAATTGGATATGGAGAAAAGCCTCTAAATATTTTTATAATATCTTTTTTTATAATAAGCTTGTTTGCTATTTTATATATGATAACTGGAGTTAAATATAATAATAAAATAATAAAAATAGGTGAAGTTAAAAATATATATGAGTTAATTAAAAATTATATTGATTTATGGTATTTTAGTATGGTTACATTCAGTACGGTAGGATATGGAGATATGATAGTAATTAATATAGCTGGAAAAGCTCTAGTAAGTATAGAAATTTTTCTTGGAGTAACTATGGGAGCATCATGGGCTTCTGTAATTTTTAGGAAAATGTCAAGATAG
- the frr gene encoding ribosome recycling factor, protein MSAQVKKQLEEKMNKTIEALKSEFTTIRAGRANAQMLDKIRVDYYGTPTPVNQVGAISVPEPRTLMINPWDKTAMAEIEKAIRNSDLGLNPTNDGQVIRISVPALTEERRKELAKQAGKVSEEFKVRLRNERRDANDKLKKMEKDGDITEDDLKKSQDEVQKLTDKFVKEVDALLKAKEQDIMAV, encoded by the coding sequence ATGAGCGCACAAGTAAAAAAACAATTAGAAGAAAAAATGAATAAAACAATAGAAGCTCTTAAATCAGAATTCACTACAATAAGAGCAGGAAGAGCTAATGCTCAAATGTTAGATAAAATAAGAGTTGATTATTATGGAACACCAACTCCTGTAAATCAAGTAGGTGCAATATCAGTTCCAGAACCTAGAACTTTAATGATAAATCCTTGGGATAAGACTGCTATGGCTGAAATAGAGAAAGCTATAAGAAACTCAGATTTAGGATTAAACCCAACTAATGATGGACAAGTTATAAGAATATCAGTTCCAGCTTTAACAGAAGAAAGAAGAAAAGAATTAGCTAAACAAGCTGGTAAAGTATCAGAAGAGTTTAAAGTTAGATTAAGAAATGAAAGAAGAGATGCTAACGATAAACTTAAAAAAATGGAAAAAGATGGCGATATAACTGAAGACGATTTAAAGAAATCTCAAGATGAAGTTCAAAAATTAACTGATAAGTTTGTAAAAGAAGTAGATGCGTTATTAAAAGCTAAAGAACAAGATATAATGGCGGTATAA
- the rpsB gene encoding 30S ribosomal protein S2 — protein MAVISMKQLLEAGVHFGHQTRRWNPKMAQYIFTERNGIYIIDLQKTVKKVEEAYRFTKEVAETGRPILFVGTKKQAQEAIKEEAERCGMFYVNERWLGGMLTNHKTIKTRIDKLRKLEKMEEEGVFNVLPKKEVIKLRAEKEKLEKYLNGIKDMPELPAAIFVVDPRKENIAIQEAHRLGIPVIGIVDTNCDPEQLDFAIPGNDDAIRAVKLITGAMATAIIEGRQAIADDQEEVTEDQE, from the coding sequence ATGGCAGTAATATCAATGAAACAATTATTAGAAGCTGGTGTTCATTTCGGACATCAAACAAGAAGATGGAACCCTAAGATGGCTCAATATATATTCACAGAGAGAAATGGAATATATATAATAGACTTACAAAAAACTGTTAAAAAAGTTGAGGAAGCTTACAGATTCACTAAAGAAGTAGCTGAAACTGGAAGACCTATATTATTCGTAGGAACTAAGAAACAAGCTCAAGAAGCTATAAAAGAAGAAGCTGAAAGATGTGGAATGTTCTACGTTAACGAAAGATGGTTAGGTGGAATGTTAACAAACCACAAAACTATAAAGACTAGAATAGACAAGTTAAGAAAGTTAGAAAAAATGGAAGAAGAAGGAGTATTCAACGTTCTTCCTAAGAAAGAAGTTATAAAATTAAGAGCTGAAAAAGAAAAATTAGAGAAATACTTAAACGGTATAAAAGATATGCCTGAATTACCAGCTGCTATATTCGTAGTAGACCCAAGAAAAGAAAACATAGCTATACAAGAAGCTCACAGATTAGGTATACCAGTAATAGGTATAGTTGATACAAACTGTGATCCTGAGCAATTAGACTTTGCTATACCAGGTAACGATGACGCTATAAGAGCTGTTAAGTTAATAACTGGTGCTATGGCAACTGCTATAATAGAAGGAAGACAAGCTATAGCTGATGATCAAGAAGAAGTAACTGAAGATCAAGAATAA